One part of the Coffea eugenioides isolate CCC68of chromosome 10, Ceug_1.0, whole genome shotgun sequence genome encodes these proteins:
- the LOC113748757 gene encoding protein DMP9-like, with translation MEPPQGLGIKIYNASPQVDPSKQPSSSQDVAPPEMPPPPGGRKRRAVANGVQKTLSKTSMLVNFLPTGTLLTFEMVLPSIHAAKGECSHVTTLMTHSLLGLCTLSCFFFHFTDSFRGPDGKVYYGFVTPKGLAVFKHGLGVEVPKDERYKVGLTDFVHAFMSVLVFVAIAFSDHRVTDCLFPNHTKEMDEAMQSFPLMVGVICSGLFLVFPNTRYGIGCSAA, from the coding sequence ATGGAACCGCCTCAAGGACTTGGCATCAAAATCTACAATGCTTCGCCGCAGGTTGATCCATCAAAGCAACCTTCTTCATCCCAGGATGTTGCACCACCAGAGATGCCTCCCCCTCCTGGTGGCCGAAAAAGGCGGGCAGTCGCAAATGGGGTgcagaaaacactctccaaaaCATCAATGCTCGTCAATTTTCTTCCCACAGGAACCCTTCTCACTTTTGAAATGGTTCTCCCATCTATTCATGCCGCCAAAGGAGAATGCTCCCATGTCACAACTCTAATGACCCATTCCCTACTAGGCCTTTGCACCCTTTCGTGCTTTTTCTTCCATTTCACTGACAGTTTTCGCGGCCCTGATGGGAAAGTTTATTACGGTTTTGTGACTCCGAAAGGGCTGGCTGTGTTCAAGCATGGACTTGGAGTCGAGGTGCCTAAAGATGAGAGGTATAAAGTTGGTTTGACTGATTTCGTGCATGCCTTCATGTCTGTGCTGGTTTTCGTAGCCATCGCATTTTCAGACCATCGTGTCACAGATTGTCTTTTTCCGAATCATACCAAGGAAATGGATGAAGCGATGCAGAGTTTTCCTTTGATGGTTGGGGTGATTTGCAGTGGTCTCTTCCTTGTCTTCCCCAATACTCGATATGGCATCGGTTGTTCGGCTGCCTGA